In one Corallococcus silvisoli genomic region, the following are encoded:
- a CDS encoding MFS transporter → MTSPPPSADLPSRRGDFRLLWAGQSLSLMGDQFAVVALPLVALEMVGTPAAQAALLPFALSAPFLVLGLPAGAIVDRLPRRLTMLVCDAVQAVAFAIIAALALLHALSFPVLMALVAISGCAVVFFQVAYTSYLPELLTRKEELHVGNSRLFFSESISRTIGPMAAGPVIAAFGAFVALWANALTFMASLVTLLAIRPTTVRSVPKPRERGWLVRDIREGTTFVFLHSRVEPVISCGVVYVLFLGMIEASLILYCKSVLGLSATGIGLVVGAVGIGFPLGNLLSARLTARFGVARSLVVSASVAVLGLVLTAAACSLGSLVGLVASGVIHGVGEGVFGPTSLTLRQLETPDAMLSRVNSVQRFFLWGAGSIGSLLAAGCIHLWGLPVALWAGGLGTVLCLPMLLRRGILQAIRQPHVASLPVAQVESPQPDTGA, encoded by the coding sequence ATGACCTCCCCTCCCCCTTCAGCCGACCTGCCCTCTCGCCGAGGTGACTTCCGCCTGCTGTGGGCGGGGCAATCCCTGAGCCTCATGGGAGACCAGTTCGCGGTCGTCGCCCTGCCGCTCGTGGCGCTTGAGATGGTGGGCACCCCGGCGGCGCAGGCGGCGCTCCTGCCCTTCGCCCTGTCCGCTCCGTTCCTCGTGCTCGGCCTTCCCGCCGGCGCCATCGTGGACCGCCTGCCGCGGCGCTTGACGATGCTGGTGTGTGACGCGGTGCAGGCGGTGGCCTTCGCCATCATCGCGGCACTCGCCCTGTTGCATGCGTTGTCGTTCCCCGTGCTCATGGCGCTGGTCGCCATCAGTGGCTGCGCCGTGGTGTTCTTCCAGGTCGCCTACACCTCGTATCTGCCGGAGCTCCTGACGCGGAAGGAGGAGCTCCACGTCGGCAACTCGAGGCTGTTCTTCTCCGAGTCGATTTCACGGACCATCGGCCCGATGGCCGCCGGGCCGGTGATCGCCGCGTTCGGCGCGTTCGTGGCCCTCTGGGCGAACGCCCTCACCTTCATGGCCTCGCTGGTGACGTTGCTGGCCATCCGCCCGACCACCGTCCGCTCCGTCCCCAAGCCGCGCGAGCGGGGCTGGCTGGTCCGCGACATCCGCGAGGGGACGACCTTCGTCTTCCTCCACAGCCGCGTGGAGCCGGTCATCTCGTGCGGCGTGGTCTACGTGTTGTTCCTGGGCATGATCGAAGCCAGCCTGATTCTCTACTGCAAGAGCGTGCTGGGATTGAGCGCGACCGGCATCGGCCTCGTCGTGGGCGCGGTCGGTATCGGATTCCCTCTCGGGAATCTCCTGTCGGCCCGGCTCACCGCGCGCTTCGGCGTGGCACGCAGCCTGGTGGTGAGCGCGTCGGTGGCGGTGCTCGGCCTCGTGCTGACCGCCGCCGCCTGCTCCCTCGGGTCGCTCGTGGGCCTGGTCGCCAGTGGGGTGATTCATGGCGTGGGCGAAGGGGTATTCGGTCCCACCTCCCTGACCCTGCGGCAGCTCGAGACCCCCGACGCGATGCTCAGCCGGGTCAACTCGGTCCAGCGCTTCTTCCTCTGGGGTGCCGGGTCGATTGGCAGCCTCCTGGCGGCCGGGTGCATTCATCTGTGGGGGCTGCCCGTCGCGCTGTGGGCGGGAGGGCTCGGCACCGTCTTGTGTCTGCCCATGTTGCTGCGCCGAGGCATCCTGCAAGCCATCCGGCAACCGCACGTGGCGAGCCTCCCCGTGGCGCAGGTCGAGTCCCCCCAACCTGATACCGGAGCATGA
- a CDS encoding serine hydrolase domain-containing protein gives MPIPFMLLMNKRSVAIAGMLLVLAACKTTGPAPARDIPTAMNQAATTLLQSRLLHATSIAVVYRGEEFILHRGELETGKANPPDDSTLYEIGSVSKTFVGLLLANAVVEGKATLDDPIQKYLPSAYPNLQSDGGPIRLRHLVTHTSGMPGMLPLQVNEVLRDFTAHATPAKLNAAYADYGQPQFWQDLHTVSIKGPLGKDYAYSSAGSELVAHTLEKIHGAPYESLLAEFLAREAGMHDTWLRLRAQDANRLAPGYHSDNPVGTTPMPLLPWGAAGALKATMPEMVKYLRLQLSNHPAVTESHKPLVRFAEDFSIGYFWNIGQSSQLGTHYVHHGGVPRAQCYLYLVPKYQLGVFIITNQSGDATANAMERALAPLFDRVESMEGR, from the coding sequence GTGCCCATCCCCTTTATGCTCCTGATGAACAAACGCTCCGTAGCCATTGCTGGAATGCTGCTGGTGCTGGCCGCTTGCAAGACGACGGGCCCTGCACCCGCCCGCGATATCCCCACGGCAATGAACCAAGCCGCGACGACCCTGCTGCAGTCACGACTGCTGCACGCAACGTCGATCGCAGTGGTCTATCGCGGCGAGGAGTTCATCCTGCATCGGGGTGAGCTGGAGACCGGCAAGGCCAATCCGCCCGATGATTCGACCCTCTATGAGATAGGGTCGGTCAGCAAGACCTTCGTCGGCCTGCTGTTGGCAAATGCCGTCGTCGAAGGCAAGGCGACCCTCGACGACCCGATACAAAAGTATCTGCCGTCCGCCTATCCGAACCTTCAGTCAGACGGCGGACCGATCCGTCTGCGCCATCTGGTCACACACACCAGCGGCATGCCGGGGATGCTGCCACTGCAAGTGAATGAGGTGTTGAGGGACTTCACTGCGCATGCCACCCCGGCAAAGCTCAATGCCGCCTATGCGGACTACGGGCAGCCGCAGTTCTGGCAGGACCTGCACACCGTCAGCATCAAGGGCCCGCTCGGCAAGGACTATGCTTACTCGAGCGCCGGCTCCGAATTGGTCGCGCATACCCTCGAGAAGATCCACGGGGCTCCCTACGAGTCGTTGCTCGCGGAATTCCTGGCGCGGGAAGCCGGTATGCACGACACGTGGCTGCGCCTGCGTGCCCAGGACGCCAACCGCTTGGCTCCTGGTTACCACAGCGACAACCCGGTTGGCACCACGCCGATGCCACTCCTGCCCTGGGGCGCGGCGGGAGCCTTGAAGGCGACGATGCCGGAGATGGTGAAGTACTTGCGCTTGCAGTTGAGCAACCATCCCGCGGTGACAGAGTCACACAAGCCGCTGGTGCGCTTCGCGGAGGACTTCAGCATTGGCTATTTCTGGAACATCGGACAGAGCAGCCAGTTGGGCACCCACTACGTGCATCACGGCGGCGTGCCTCGCGCGCAATGCTATCTCTACCTCGTGCCGAAGTATCAGTTGGGGGTGTTCATCATCACCAACCAAAGCGGCGATGCGACCGCCAACGCCATGGAACGCGCGCTGGCGCCCCTCTTTGACAGGGTCGAATCCATGGAGGGTCGCTAG
- a CDS encoding 50S ribosomal protein L11 methyltransferase, whose protein sequence is MTDILDDAVRLANAWPLHESIESFEANLARHVPEGLSGNSLNRIYRKMIPRWHFAMLNDVARNQAFSSALQALTRSGDLVLDVGAGSGLLAMMAVRAGARAVVSCEVVEPVTHIARRIIEANGLADRISIVPKRSSLLTLGQDLPARADLLVTETVDCGLVGEGLLPIIRHARAELLKEDARIIPARAKVFFSLLESSVIHRINFAKEAAGFDVSLFNRFSTQEYFPVRISTWDHALLSPPVEALSFDFRHDALEPQTVRVSVTPSRSGVVHGVLFWFELDLGGGILLSNAPENLSSHWMQAVQGFEMPLRVEAGRPLCAEINQGLTSIHFALTP, encoded by the coding sequence ATGACCGACATTCTTGATGATGCTGTTCGCCTCGCGAACGCCTGGCCGCTTCATGAGTCCATTGAATCGTTCGAGGCGAACCTGGCGCGCCACGTCCCAGAGGGGCTCTCTGGCAATTCGCTCAATCGCATCTACCGGAAGATGATTCCCCGCTGGCACTTCGCCATGCTCAACGACGTGGCGCGCAACCAGGCGTTCTCCTCGGCGTTGCAGGCATTGACGCGATCCGGCGATCTCGTCCTGGACGTGGGGGCGGGCTCGGGGTTGTTGGCGATGATGGCCGTGAGGGCAGGCGCCCGTGCCGTGGTCTCCTGCGAGGTGGTCGAGCCCGTGACCCATATCGCCCGGCGGATCATCGAGGCCAATGGCCTCGCCGACCGAATCTCCATCGTGCCGAAGCGGTCGTCCCTGCTCACGCTCGGTCAGGACCTGCCGGCCCGGGCCGACCTGCTCGTCACGGAGACGGTCGACTGCGGCCTGGTGGGCGAAGGCCTCCTGCCCATCATCCGCCACGCGCGGGCGGAGCTCCTCAAGGAGGACGCGCGGATCATCCCCGCCAGGGCCAAGGTCTTCTTCTCCTTACTGGAGAGCAGCGTCATCCACCGCATCAACTTCGCGAAGGAGGCCGCCGGGTTCGACGTCAGCCTGTTCAACCGCTTCTCTACCCAGGAGTACTTCCCGGTCCGCATCTCGACCTGGGACCATGCCCTGCTGAGCCCACCGGTCGAGGCCCTTTCGTTCGACTTCCGGCACGATGCGCTGGAGCCCCAGACGGTGCGCGTCTCCGTCACGCCCTCGCGCAGTGGCGTCGTCCACGGCGTGCTCTTCTGGTTCGAGCTGGATCTCGGTGGGGGCATCCTCCTCTCCAACGCACCCGAGAACCTCTCAAGTCATTGGATGCAGGCGGTCCAGGGGTTCGAGATGCCACTTCGGGTCGAGGCGGGCCGGCCCCTGTGCGCCGAGATCAACCAGGGTCTGACCAGCATCCACTTCGCGCTGACCCCTTGA
- a CDS encoding bifunctional transcriptional activator/DNA repair enzyme AdaA, translated as MSSPVPLPFSTENERWIAVVARDVRAEDAFVYVMSSSRIFCRPTCTARRPVRRQIRFFSTREEAVAAGYRACRRCKPDAESLLRQHQLLIQQACQLLEQTEGPVSLEFIARRVGLSRFYFHRLFKRYVGVTPKEYSASCQFKRLEALLERGTSIIDAIYDSGFSSTSRIYEKTDKELGMTPAKFKSGGSGLHIYHATVESPDSHLLVALTERGTCMIEFGDTPSELMERLMARFPGAKFAGPHPRLTAVLPRIIELIEGPRSDLQLLDSLQRTAIQRKVRKVLQDSWPPREGSGRSPSLRVPMPTRGSPTHSQSTDGASHDDRHS; from the coding sequence GTGTCTTCTCCCGTCCCTCTTCCATTCTCCACGGAAAATGAGCGTTGGATAGCAGTGGTTGCGCGGGATGTTCGTGCGGAGGACGCGTTTGTCTATGTCATGTCTTCGAGCCGCATCTTCTGCCGTCCGACCTGCACGGCCCGTCGTCCGGTCCGGAGGCAGATCCGGTTCTTCTCGACGCGCGAGGAGGCGGTGGCGGCGGGCTACCGCGCCTGCCGCCGGTGCAAGCCAGACGCGGAGTCGCTCCTGCGACAGCATCAGTTGCTGATCCAGCAGGCCTGCCAGCTCCTGGAGCAGACGGAGGGGCCTGTGTCGCTCGAGTTCATCGCCCGCAGGGTGGGGCTCAGCCGCTTCTATTTCCATCGACTGTTCAAGCGATACGTGGGGGTTACGCCCAAGGAGTATTCGGCGTCGTGCCAGTTCAAGCGGTTGGAGGCGCTGCTTGAGCGCGGCACGTCCATCATCGATGCCATCTACGATTCGGGCTTCAGCTCCACGAGTCGCATCTATGAGAAGACAGACAAGGAGCTGGGAATGACCCCGGCCAAGTTCAAGTCCGGTGGGAGCGGCCTGCACATCTATCACGCGACCGTCGAGTCTCCGGACAGTCATCTCCTCGTCGCGTTGACGGAGCGGGGGACGTGCATGATCGAGTTCGGGGACACGCCGTCGGAGCTGATGGAGAGGCTGATGGCGCGCTTCCCGGGCGCGAAGTTCGCCGGTCCGCATCCAAGGCTCACCGCGGTCCTTCCCCGGATCATCGAGCTGATCGAGGGTCCACGGTCGGACCTCCAGCTCCTGGACTCGCTTCAACGGACGGCCATTCAGCGCAAGGTTCGCAAGGTCCTCCAGGACAGCTGGCCTCCGCGCGAGGGCAGCGGGCGGAGCCCCTCCCTCCGCGTCCCCATGCCGACCCGCGGTTCCCCAACTCACTCCCAGTCCACGGATGGAGCCAGTCACGATGACCGACATTCTTGA
- a CDS encoding Rieske 2Fe-2S domain-containing protein produces the protein MRLHHLLHRGLPQVPVLRFDPRRVNLLEVGGRRFFLLRSSDELLLVASACPHRGGPLHLGTWDSQAGAIQCPWHSRRITLKHLRKGAIPLVSLRDEVVAVFPDEPGALVRLRWRGILANEPAPTGACPSPCDPHRKPSHAPTVQG, from the coding sequence ATGCGTCTACACCATCTACTCCATCGAGGACTACCGCAAGTGCCTGTCCTAAGGTTCGACCCCCGGCGGGTGAATCTCCTGGAAGTGGGCGGGCGGCGCTTCTTCCTCTTGCGCTCCTCCGATGAGCTTCTCCTCGTCGCGTCCGCCTGCCCGCACCGTGGAGGTCCGTTGCATCTGGGGACCTGGGACTCCCAGGCCGGGGCCATCCAATGTCCCTGGCACTCACGACGCATCACGCTCAAGCACCTGCGCAAAGGAGCCATTCCGCTGGTCTCCCTGAGAGATGAAGTCGTGGCCGTATTCCCAGACGAGCCGGGTGCGCTCGTGCGCTTGCGGTGGCGGGGCATCCTCGCCAATGAACCCGCTCCAACCGGGGCCTGTCCGTCCCCATGCGATCCCCACAGGAAGCCGAGCCATGCCCCAACCGTTCAAGGTTGA
- a CDS encoding alpha/beta hydrolase, with product MADYAPGIQEFIDRCNAAMPPDFYKLPNEQQRALYQGLTIEFPYDVPPGVTTQDVRIPHGGRHVSARVYRPERQVDDGLLIYIRGGGFVVGSLETHHTVLAELCMQTGLVTVAPDFSLAPEHPFPAALEDCHDVVCGLISAPGLLGIDPAKVVICGDSSGGNMAVVVAMMARDRGGPSLRGQALISPVLDFTRWRSGGADAPLLTSGEMEYYTACYAPLPGQVAHPYVSPLVSGRFDRLPPAYIMGAEMDSLLVDSQAYAQRLRENGTQVELVVEPGLVHSAVRARGLSPQVADAWRRYCAAAARLARTGKV from the coding sequence ATGGCAGACTACGCACCTGGCATCCAGGAGTTCATCGACCGCTGCAACGCGGCCATGCCTCCCGACTTCTACAAGCTCCCGAACGAGCAGCAGCGTGCCCTCTACCAGGGGCTGACCATTGAGTTCCCCTACGACGTGCCTCCTGGCGTGACCACGCAGGACGTGCGCATCCCGCACGGCGGGCGCCACGTGTCGGCGCGCGTCTACCGGCCCGAGAGACAGGTCGATGATGGGCTGCTCATCTACATCCGCGGTGGCGGGTTCGTGGTCGGCTCCCTCGAGACCCACCACACGGTCCTCGCCGAGCTCTGCATGCAGACGGGCCTCGTCACGGTCGCCCCTGATTTCAGCCTGGCGCCCGAGCACCCGTTCCCCGCGGCGCTCGAGGACTGCCACGACGTCGTGTGCGGTCTCATCAGTGCTCCTGGCCTGCTCGGGATCGACCCCGCGAAGGTCGTCATCTGCGGAGACAGCTCGGGGGGGAACATGGCGGTCGTGGTCGCGATGATGGCTCGCGACCGGGGCGGTCCGTCGCTGCGCGGACAGGCGTTGATCAGCCCGGTGCTCGACTTCACCCGCTGGCGCTCCGGAGGAGCGGACGCGCCACTCCTGACGAGCGGAGAGATGGAGTACTACACCGCCTGCTACGCGCCGCTCCCCGGACAGGTCGCCCATCCATACGTGTCACCGCTGGTGAGCGGACGCTTCGATCGCCTGCCTCCGGCCTACATCATGGGCGCGGAGATGGACTCGCTGCTCGTGGACTCGCAGGCCTACGCGCAGCGCCTGAGGGAGAACGGCACCCAGGTCGAGCTCGTCGTCGAGCCGGGCCTCGTCCACTCCGCGGTGCGCGCGCGCGGCTTGAGCCCCCAGGTGGCGGACGCGTGGCGGCGGTACTGCGCCGCCGCGGCCCGGCTCGCTCGCACGGGGAAGGTCTGA
- a CDS encoding zinc metalloprotease translates to MKTRQGLVLLASALAALSARAATWNEGIRDGTPTVCFVGDALTSRPDRVQQVLGYIQDYERAANIRFTYLGTCPAPIVLPNGTEWHDGDIRVLLRGTGVPFLGRVPGVGCPMFLDENGQYTGENNSGTSWSNGPNSLEENRGCRYNMKLGDDADAQGVPWKNHTLHEFGHAMGLTHEHRRDDADAAVACSAPDFGGGNGSGHLTVYDRYSVMNYQFLTCGIDGNYGHSGLSELDRLGLHILYPEPTPVAELWGRTVIRTTEPLFLTSGWGARGADVSFSAPFFLWTLSSVNVSTTSTLSMSLLAGAYPLQLSYLDFRGRLYTYSGTVKVLTPTEYTRRVVSPVAALSPLM, encoded by the coding sequence ATGAAGACACGACAAGGGCTGGTGCTGCTGGCCTCCGCGCTGGCGGCGCTCTCCGCTCGGGCGGCCACCTGGAACGAGGGCATCCGCGATGGCACACCCACCGTCTGCTTCGTGGGGGACGCGCTCACCTCGCGTCCCGACCGCGTGCAGCAGGTGCTCGGCTACATCCAGGACTACGAGCGCGCGGCCAACATCCGCTTCACGTACCTGGGGACGTGCCCCGCGCCCATCGTCCTCCCCAACGGGACGGAGTGGCACGACGGCGACATCCGGGTGCTCCTGAGGGGCACCGGCGTGCCCTTCCTCGGCAGGGTGCCCGGGGTGGGGTGCCCGATGTTCCTCGACGAAAACGGGCAGTACACGGGGGAGAACAACTCCGGGACGAGCTGGTCGAACGGCCCGAACTCGCTCGAGGAGAATCGGGGCTGCCGCTACAACATGAAGCTGGGGGATGACGCCGACGCCCAGGGAGTCCCCTGGAAGAACCACACCCTCCACGAGTTCGGCCATGCGATGGGCCTGACCCACGAGCACCGGCGCGACGACGCGGACGCCGCGGTGGCGTGCAGCGCCCCGGACTTCGGCGGCGGCAACGGCAGCGGGCACCTGACGGTGTATGACCGCTACTCGGTGATGAACTACCAGTTCCTCACGTGCGGCATCGACGGCAACTATGGTCACTCGGGGCTGTCCGAGCTGGACCGGCTGGGGCTGCACATCCTCTACCCGGAGCCGACGCCCGTCGCGGAGCTATGGGGACGGACGGTCATCCGGACCACGGAGCCGCTGTTCCTCACGTCGGGGTGGGGCGCGCGCGGCGCGGACGTCAGCTTCTCCGCGCCCTTCTTCCTCTGGACGCTGTCGAGCGTCAACGTCAGCACCACGAGCACCCTGTCGATGTCCCTGCTGGCGGGGGCCTATCCGCTCCAGCTGTCGTATCTGGACTTCCGGGGCCGGTTGTACACGTACTCCGGGACGGTGAAGGTGCTCACGCCGACGGAGTACACGCGACGGGTCGTCTCCCCGGTCGCCGCGCTCTCGCCGTTGATGTGA
- a CDS encoding iron-containing redox enzyme family protein, with translation MDTEEWRVHGNPYRRTLRPHVFKHLDFAKPLSQDEILTYSSLAAQRTLLTLYEQDFVLLPERDFEAKRADFEEFYSPRSLALGAVVRPWLERYSFDFLQKEVSISGRWTAATLESYFQDYAKSLHRSDENKAMSAILGSSNREHAARTFLTQLAGDFLLEASAMGRNVLGHFGRLQSALFKIVIDEYGYGVHETKHSTLFEKMMSAHGLDPRPHAYWQFYLTSSLLLNNYYNWISRDHTKVFRYLGAIYQAETAFISSCAQMADMLRAVFGPDAEAQYFLEHVHIDNHHSQMVLDELVKPAVAAYGEGIIPEIVRGFEEARLLGRIGEQDFCDQVAWADDGPKYKALHPAVYAKIQSGELKPKRQQFIEPRGELSVTHVHDGDELCHIDSGVMHFVTGDERHTVLNAGEGTVIQHNRLHGAIIDSERCVYTIYSIEDYRKCLS, from the coding sequence GTGGATACGGAGGAGTGGCGGGTCCATGGAAACCCCTACCGACGAACCCTCCGCCCTCATGTCTTCAAGCACCTGGACTTCGCCAAGCCCCTCAGCCAGGACGAAATCCTCACCTACAGCAGCCTGGCCGCGCAGCGGACGCTCTTGACGCTCTATGAGCAGGACTTCGTCCTGCTCCCCGAGCGTGACTTCGAGGCGAAGCGAGCGGACTTCGAGGAGTTCTATTCGCCTCGCTCGCTGGCGCTGGGTGCGGTGGTGCGCCCCTGGCTCGAGCGTTACTCGTTCGACTTCCTCCAGAAGGAGGTTTCGATCAGCGGTCGCTGGACGGCCGCGACACTGGAGTCGTACTTCCAGGACTACGCCAAATCACTCCATCGCTCCGACGAAAACAAGGCGATGTCGGCCATCCTGGGCTCATCGAACCGGGAGCATGCGGCGCGCACGTTCCTGACCCAGCTCGCCGGAGACTTCCTGCTGGAGGCCTCCGCCATGGGCCGGAACGTCCTGGGCCACTTCGGCCGGCTCCAGTCCGCGCTCTTCAAGATCGTCATCGATGAGTACGGGTACGGGGTCCATGAGACGAAGCACAGCACGCTCTTCGAGAAGATGATGAGCGCTCACGGCCTGGATCCGCGGCCGCATGCCTACTGGCAGTTCTATCTGACCTCGTCGTTGCTGCTGAACAACTACTACAACTGGATCTCCCGGGATCACACCAAGGTCTTCCGCTATCTCGGGGCCATCTACCAGGCAGAGACGGCCTTCATCTCCTCCTGCGCGCAGATGGCGGACATGCTCCGCGCCGTCTTCGGACCGGACGCGGAGGCCCAGTACTTCCTGGAGCACGTCCACATCGACAACCATCACAGTCAGATGGTGCTGGATGAGTTGGTGAAGCCCGCGGTCGCGGCCTACGGCGAGGGCATCATCCCCGAGATCGTCCGAGGCTTCGAGGAGGCCCGGCTGCTGGGGCGGATCGGCGAGCAGGACTTCTGCGACCAGGTGGCCTGGGCGGACGACGGCCCGAAGTACAAGGCGTTGCACCCGGCCGTCTACGCGAAGATCCAGAGCGGTGAGCTCAAGCCCAAGCGGCAGCAGTTCATCGAGCCCCGTGGCGAGCTCTCCGTGACCCACGTCCACGACGGGGATGAGCTTTGTCACATCGACTCGGGGGTGATGCACTTCGTCACCGGTGATGAGCGTCACACGGTGTTGAACGCGGGCGAGGGCACGGTCATCCAACACAATCGCTTGCATGGCGCGATCATCGATTCGGAGCGATGCGTCTACACCATCTACTCCATCGAGGACTACCGCAAGTGCCTGTCCTAA
- a CDS encoding ATP-grasp domain-containing protein: MPQPFKVDTTSPRTVLLVSSGYHLYREYLLRMISNHARVWLFIDRESQWERPYVIGSTKVDTLDVEAMLTAARDLRAEVAFDGVICWDEIRIVHAARLAETLGLPSGPSQAISNCRDKHRTRGALAAAGVPQARSIAVSTAAEADAAAQAIGYPVIVKPRALGASFGVSLVDGPRELATAYAHARDAREDGVPSFDAGVLIEEYMDGPEISVDAAFADGEMQPLYLARKVTGFYPHFEETGHVVDAADPLLEDPALRQVLAGAHQAVGLQTGITHTELRLTRSGPKIVEINARLGGDMIPYVGWLASGIDPGRVAVEVACGQLPVVEHARRDVAAIRFLYPERDVVVADVRVDETRLPPAVDLARVLASPGQRLVLPPNDHVSCRYGYVVVRGESAEACNAAAKEAERAFTLSGSADEARSLGVS, translated from the coding sequence ATGCCCCAACCGTTCAAGGTTGACACGACATCTCCCCGCACCGTCCTGCTCGTCTCCAGCGGATACCACCTGTACCGTGAGTACCTGCTCCGCATGATTTCAAACCATGCGAGGGTCTGGCTGTTCATCGACCGGGAGTCGCAATGGGAGCGGCCCTATGTCATTGGCAGCACGAAGGTCGACACCCTGGACGTCGAAGCCATGCTCACGGCGGCGCGTGACCTGCGCGCCGAGGTCGCGTTCGACGGCGTCATCTGCTGGGATGAAATCCGCATCGTCCATGCCGCCCGGCTGGCGGAGACCCTGGGACTTCCCTCGGGGCCCTCCCAGGCCATCTCGAACTGCCGGGACAAGCACCGCACCCGCGGCGCCCTCGCCGCCGCCGGAGTACCCCAGGCCCGCTCCATCGCCGTGTCGACGGCCGCCGAGGCCGACGCCGCCGCCCAGGCCATCGGATACCCGGTCATCGTCAAGCCACGCGCCCTGGGCGCGAGCTTCGGTGTGAGCCTCGTGGACGGCCCGCGTGAGCTGGCGACCGCCTACGCCCATGCCCGCGATGCGCGAGAAGACGGGGTCCCCTCCTTCGACGCCGGGGTGCTCATCGAGGAGTACATGGACGGCCCGGAGATCAGCGTCGATGCCGCCTTCGCCGACGGCGAAATGCAGCCCCTGTATCTGGCACGCAAGGTGACGGGCTTCTACCCCCACTTCGAGGAGACGGGCCACGTCGTCGACGCGGCGGACCCCCTCCTCGAGGACCCCGCGCTGCGCCAGGTGCTCGCCGGGGCGCACCAGGCCGTCGGGCTCCAGACGGGCATCACCCACACCGAGCTGCGCCTCACCCGCTCCGGGCCGAAGATCGTGGAGATCAACGCGCGCCTGGGCGGCGACATGATTCCGTACGTCGGCTGGCTCGCGTCGGGAATTGATCCGGGCCGGGTCGCGGTCGAGGTCGCGTGCGGCCAGCTCCCCGTGGTCGAGCACGCACGGCGAGACGTCGCGGCGATCCGGTTCCTCTACCCGGAGCGCGATGTGGTCGTCGCGGACGTGCGCGTCGACGAGACACGGCTTCCGCCGGCGGTCGACCTGGCGCGCGTCCTCGCGTCTCCCGGCCAGCGGCTGGTCCTGCCTCCGAACGATCACGTGTCATGCCGCTATGGCTACGTGGTCGTGCGGGGTGAGAGCGCCGAGGCGTGCAACGCGGCGGCGAAGGAAGCGGAGCGAGCCTTCACGCTCTCGGGCTCCGCCGACGAGGCCAGGAGCCTGGGCGTGAGCTGA